In the Vitis vinifera cultivar Pinot Noir 40024 chromosome 2, ASM3070453v1 genome, one interval contains:
- the LOC100255790 gene encoding uncharacterized protein LOC100255790, protein METPATSNMETPATNNMETPTTSAGQDSFGYVSVGDDGDPSKTFCKCGEGWACVVTKTEEPAATNAFFKCAEKCTCLIDTKTEGDSKTYALKSPGAGMAICRVGEGYTCVITKITGPDAGKTFVECGGGCTCVINGP, encoded by the exons ATGGAGACTCCGGCCACCAGCAATATGGAGACTCCGGCCACCAACAATATGGAGACTCCAACCACGAGTGCCGGCCAAGACTCTTTCGG CTATGTCTCAGTGGGAGACGACGGTGATCCGAGCAAGACATTCTGCAAATGTGGTGAAGGCTGGGCATGCGTTGTCACCAAAACCGAGGAACCTGCTGCCACCAACGCCTTCTTCAAATGCGCCGAAAAGTGTACCTGTCTCAT AGATACAAAAACAGAGGGGGACTCAAAGACGTACGCCCTAAAGAGTCCCGGAGCAGGCATGGCGATTTGCAGAGTTGGAGAAGGCTACACCTGCGTCATTACCAAGATCACTGGGCCGGATGCAGGCAAGACATTTGTGGAGTGCGGTGGAGGTTGCACGTGTGTGATTAATGGACCTTAG
- the LOC100260856 gene encoding uncharacterized protein LOC100260856: MAFYVDEEEVWKCPKHPSKRRRSGICPICLRERLASLCPDCARVRPCACCTTSSSSSSTLSRFSTGGGGDADSSGVGSVGRVSNLIDSEPAFRRSRSVAIPFLRSRSRFVGNDLEDGRPPNPSNRSKSSFWSVFKSSKIKKPEETVAEVEETKKKEVGENEDLKRMMRSRSVGISLFSDSGGGGGGDSRSKGRGWYFPSPIKAFRQSKASKIVQERSPLYRG, from the coding sequence ATGGCGTTCTACGTGGACGAAGAAGAGGTCTGGAAATGTCCAAAGCACCCCTCGAAGCGCCGGAGGAGTGGTATCTGCCCTATCTGTCTCCGTGAACGCCTCGCCTCTCTATGTCCCGACTGCGCTAGAGTGCGCCCCTGTGCCTGCTGCACCacctcttcctcctcctcctccacccTCTCGCGATTCTCCACCGGCGGAGGCGGAGACGCAGACTCCTCTGGAGTTGGCTCCGTTGGTCGCGTCTCCAATCTCATCGACAGCGAACCTGCTTTCCGGCGCTCGAGATCTGTCGCGATTCCATTCCTGCGCTCCCGGTCGAGGTTCGTCGGAAATGATCTGGAGGACGGGAGGCCTCCGAATCCGTCGAATCGGAGCAAATCGTCGTTCTGGTCGGTGTTCAAGAGTTCGAAGATCAAGAAACCCGAAGAAACCGTAGCAGAGGTAGAAGAAACGAAGAAGAAGGAAGTAGGGGAAAATGAAGATTTGAAGAGAATGATGAGATCGAGGTCGGTGGGAATTTCGTTGTTTTCAGATTCTGGCGGCGGTGGCGGCGGCGACTCGAGATCGAAGGGACGGGGTTGGTACTTTCCTAGTCCGATCAAGGCATTCCGGCAATCGAAGGCATCGAAGATTGTGCAAGAACGCTCGCCGTTGTACAGAGGTTGA